From the genome of uncultured Fibrobacter sp., one region includes:
- a CDS encoding TIGR02147 family protein gives MKPITEYQDYREYMRDFYAERKRSSYFTWRKFASLAGFASPAYLKLVSDGKTSLSKPGIAKAARAMGLEGFDYTYFALLVKFGNAKNESEKEAALQQLEREARMNKIRIVDADAFHYYETPACPIIRELAPLMPNASFGEIASKIKHDITAVQVRDILQFLVKADLLKKNDDGTYEQTQKAVKGSKETIPLVIRTMNKKMSELAVQSIAKDSAEERNFSGVTMGINKSVYDRITKEIDIFRKKIIDIANECQKIDQVYQMNLQVFPLTDKINTTESRKG, from the coding sequence ATGAAGCCAATTACTGAATATCAAGATTATCGCGAGTACATGCGAGATTTCTATGCCGAGCGCAAGAGAAGTTCGTATTTCACTTGGCGGAAGTTCGCAAGTCTTGCAGGATTTGCATCTCCAGCATACTTGAAACTCGTTAGCGACGGAAAAACCAGCCTCAGCAAGCCAGGTATTGCAAAAGCAGCCCGAGCCATGGGCCTTGAAGGTTTTGACTACACCTATTTTGCCTTGCTCGTAAAATTCGGGAATGCAAAAAACGAAAGCGAAAAAGAAGCCGCGCTCCAGCAACTCGAACGCGAAGCACGCATGAACAAGATTCGCATTGTCGATGCCGACGCATTCCATTATTACGAGACCCCGGCCTGCCCCATCATTCGCGAACTCGCCCCCCTCATGCCAAACGCCTCGTTTGGAGAAATCGCCTCTAAAATAAAGCACGACATCACGGCCGTCCAAGTCCGCGATATCCTTCAATTTCTTGTCAAAGCAGATTTGCTCAAAAAGAACGACGACGGAACATACGAACAAACACAGAAAGCCGTCAAAGGGTCCAAAGAAACGATTCCCCTTGTCATCCGCACGATGAACAAGAAAATGTCTGAATTGGCAGTGCAGTCCATTGCCAAAGATTCTGCAGAAGAACGCAACTTTTCGGGTGTCACCATGGGAATAAACAAATCCGTTTATGACCGCATCACAAAAGAGATTGACATCTTCCGCAAAAAGATTATTGACATTGCAAACGAATGCCAAAAGATAGACCAGGTCTATCAAATGAATTTGCAAGTATTCCCTTTAACAGACAAGATTAACACCACAGAATCAAGGAAAGGCTAA
- a CDS encoding FISUMP domain-containing protein, whose protein sequence is MNMNKTNYFIALSVALFWACSDSPNEAGTTEIDNTVAQNDSSSSIAPDTGNSSSSVGGKQPSSSEQQSSSSIKEKPSKAFAADTKNGIKLGSCISTLARRTFLAADIDAASEELPEAYILNDGEGHYQVMLLNVNDYCAFDADLSTKRSGDTLDIEYGDLKHVTKCMCNSDHWFDIEAKNNDIEFVRFSGKTYEVSNKPDPEPSKATQNDSSSTQIDTTSTQNDTTSMQTDSTSAQDSSSFTDTRDGKTYRTVKLGERIWMAENLNYEIKDSLVSNCDENGGCDMGFPTNRPQSWCNGNKQENCDKYGRLYNLEAAKVACPPGWSLPTVEEWPERGNGGYPAFVDYAVVGWGGGKDTYGFTVLPAGEYRASSQSFLEPGRFAFFWTSTIDNLNHDCPTMIHFGNGSEGMVSVCADDENDGHSVRCVKD, encoded by the coding sequence ATGAATATGAACAAGACAAATTACTTCATCGCATTATCTGTAGCACTATTCTGGGCCTGCTCCGATTCGCCTAACGAAGCGGGAACTACAGAAATTGACAACACCGTGGCGCAGAACGACAGTTCTTCGAGCATCGCGCCCGACACCGGCAATTCGTCCAGTTCCGTCGGCGGCAAGCAACCGTCGTCAAGCGAGCAGCAATCCAGCTCAAGTATCAAAGAGAAGCCCTCAAAGGCGTTTGCCGCAGACACCAAGAACGGCATCAAGCTCGGCTCTTGCATCTCTACATTGGCAAGACGAACCTTCTTGGCAGCAGACATCGACGCGGCATCGGAAGAATTGCCCGAAGCGTACATCCTTAACGACGGTGAAGGGCATTATCAGGTGATGCTCTTGAACGTAAACGACTACTGTGCATTCGATGCGGACCTTTCGACAAAACGTTCCGGCGACACCTTGGATATCGAATATGGCGACCTCAAACATGTAACGAAATGCATGTGCAATAGCGATCACTGGTTCGACATCGAAGCAAAGAACAACGACATCGAATTCGTCCGGTTCAGCGGAAAGACTTACGAAGTCAGCAACAAGCCGGATCCAGAACCGTCAAAAGCAACACAGAACGATTCCTCCTCGACGCAAATCGATACCACATCAACGCAGAACGATACCACATCGATGCAAACCGATTCCACTTCGGCACAGGACAGTTCCTCATTTACGGACACACGAGACGGAAAGACGTACAGGACTGTAAAACTCGGCGAACGCATCTGGATGGCCGAAAACCTCAACTACGAAATAAAAGACAGCCTTGTGAGCAATTGCGACGAAAACGGGGGCTGCGACATGGGATTCCCAACCAACCGGCCGCAAAGCTGGTGCAACGGCAACAAGCAAGAAAACTGCGACAAGTATGGCCGCCTGTACAACCTCGAAGCCGCAAAAGTGGCATGCCCTCCCGGATGGAGCCTGCCCACAGTCGAAGAATGGCCCGAAAGAGGAAACGGCGGATACCCCGCATTCGTTGACTACGCCGTCGTTGGCTGGGGTGGCGGAAAAGACACATACGGCTTTACCGTTTTGCCTGCCGGAGAATACAGAGCAAGTTCGCAATCTTTCCTTGAGCCCGGCCGTTTCGCCTTTTTCTGGACATCCACTATAGACAATTTAAATCACGATTGTCCAACAATGATTCACTTCGGCAATGGTTCCGAAGGAATGGTGAGCGTCTGCGCCGACGACGAGAACGACGGACATTCAGTCCGTTGCGTGAAAGACTAA
- a CDS encoding UPF0175 family protein: protein MATVTMDIPEEIMDFMVCENKSDELRRNALLLYPFIKNETISHGRAADILGISKWELIELYGSEGIPYIDQSWDEVEQDAANITECVKTLQETDEEFERKMECGYAYAKRSPISG, encoded by the coding sequence ATGGCTACGGTAACAATGGACATCCCTGAAGAAATCATGGACTTCATGGTGTGTGAAAATAAAAGCGACGAGCTCCGTCGTAATGCGTTGCTATTGTATCCTTTCATCAAGAACGAAACTATTTCGCATGGCCGTGCTGCGGATATTTTGGGCATTTCCAAATGGGAATTGATTGAACTTTACGGAAGCGAAGGAATCCCCTATATCGACCAGAGCTGGGACGAGGTGGAACAAGATGCAGCCAATATCACGGAGTGCGTAAAAACTTTGCAAGAAACGGACGAAGAGTTCGAACGCAAAATGGAATGCGGTTATGCCTATGCAAAAAGGAGTCCCATCAGCGGCTAG
- a CDS encoding DUF3800 domain-containing protein, with product MKELSVFIDESGDFGEYSPHSPYYIITMVFHDQEVDIQENVLRLDTELSYLGLENLCIHTGPIIRKEEIYKDMGIAERRRIFNKMMAFIRSVGIQYKCFSIEKKHIKDSVEATGKLSKQISSFIRNHYDDYLAFNDVKIYYDNGQVEVSKLLSSVFNALLPNPIFRKVMPTDYKLFQVADFICTMELLNLKLENNLFSKSEMIFFGNKRDLKQNYLKALRKKEWN from the coding sequence TTGAAGGAACTAAGTGTTTTCATCGATGAGTCGGGGGATTTTGGCGAATATAGCCCACATTCTCCGTATTACATAATAACAATGGTGTTCCATGACCAAGAAGTCGACATTCAAGAAAATGTTCTTCGCCTTGATACCGAGCTGTCCTATCTTGGACTTGAGAATCTTTGCATCCACACCGGCCCAATTATCCGCAAGGAAGAAATTTATAAAGACATGGGAATAGCTGAGCGGAGGCGCATTTTCAACAAAATGATGGCGTTTATCCGTTCAGTAGGTATCCAGTACAAATGTTTTTCCATCGAAAAAAAGCACATCAAAGATTCTGTAGAAGCAACAGGCAAACTTTCGAAGCAAATATCCTCGTTCATTAGAAATCATTATGATGATTATCTTGCTTTCAACGATGTCAAAATCTACTACGACAATGGACAAGTCGAAGTAAGCAAGCTTTTGTCGTCTGTATTCAACGCACTGCTGCCAAACCCAATTTTCCGAAAAGTGATGCCTACTGATTATAAATTGTTCCAGGTCGCAGACTTTATTTGCACGATGGAACTTTTGAACCTGAAACTTGAAAACAATCTTTTCTCAAAATCCGAAATGATTTTCTTCGGCAACAAGCGCGACTTGAAACAGAACTATTTAAAGGCTCTGAGAAAGAAAGAATGGAATTAA
- a CDS encoding IS30 family transposase, producing MNVGYYFAHPYHSWERGANEDMNGLIRQYLPKGTSFEDLTREEVKWIEWKLNNRPRKRLGFLTPLEYISRQVKQIYLAT from the coding sequence TTGAATGTCGGTTATTACTTCGCCCACCCGTACCATTCGTGGGAACGAGGAGCAAACGAAGACATGAACGGCTTGATTCGCCAGTACCTGCCAAAGGGAACCTCGTTTGAGGACCTGACAAGAGAAGAGGTCAAGTGGATTGAGTGGAAATTGAACAATCGGCCGAGAAAACGACTTGGATTTCTGACTCCATTAGAGTATATTTCTAGGCAAGTTAAACAAATTTACTTGGCGACTTAA